The nucleotide sequence ATCTtcataataaataaactaGAAAACTACGATCGACTAAGGCTAAGCAGCTATGCCATCCAGGGAGTCCAACAGCTCCCGCTGCAATGCGTCCTGGTGCACGGCGGTGGAATTTGCATAATTCTCCTTGTCAAACCACTCCCTGTGGTTCTCCAAGTAGCTGCAAGGATATAATATTAGATGGCTTAAGGCCCGGGAAGGTTTCAGACTTACTTTATAAAGGAGTCGAGGTGGGGGAGTAGATCTTCCAGCTTCTTATTGCTAATTGGCGAGGCGTTCAAAAACATGGGCATTTTTACTGAAAGCAACATAAATTGAGATTTGCTGAAAGGTGAAAAAGGATACGACCTACTCATCAGTCTTGCCAAGTGGGGAGCGCCGAAGACCATTGACTTTTCCGGCGGAGATTCCGCTGACAGAAGTCGCCACTTGAATGTTTCGTGGAGAAACCCGCGCATCTCCATGGGCAGTTTGTAGGCGGCAGTGTACGGCGACGAGCGGTCATAGGCCTGTGCCGTGTTCTTGCCACTGCTGGTAACAATGTAGAGCAGGCACTTCTGCAGCTGCTTCTCGTACTCGGTGCCGCCGAGAATGCCGCCTTCGATCTGTCCATTGGTCTTGCCCAATCCTGCGCCCACGGGCGTGCCGTCCAATGCGACCAGTTCCGTGTCGCCGCTAGGATTGATGAAGTCATACGACTTGTTTAAGATTAGGCTACAGTTGCGCATGTTGTCGTCGGTGAGGTAGTTGTGGATGTACTCCTTCTCTTCCTTGTAGAGCAGGTGATCGTCCAGGTGGAACTCGAAGTAAATGCGAAGTCCATCCACTACTTCCTTGAGCATGCAGACGCTGTAAAGCAAAGGGTTAGTAGGCTCCTATTTGTATTTACTTAATGGTTACCAACTTGGACATGACCCGATCGTACTCCCGCTCCATTCGGGCATTGCGACTCTGCGTGTTTCTGGCCCTCGAACTGTCCTGCTTGATGCCTATAGCCAGCTCAACGGCCCGCTGTTTGACGAAGTTCTCCATAATGGTCACGATGGGCACGCGGGCGGGCAGGGCGTGCTGTTTGCCCAGCTTCTTGACCATGTTTCGGTCGTACTCTATAAGTTCCCGCAACCGCTCGCTGACGCGCATCATGATGCGATCCTCCTGGGGGACAAACCGATCGGCAGCGGGATCAGCGAGCTCATTATGATGGCCGACGTCTGTTTGGCGTCCTCGGTTGGCCTTTGTCCTGCCTTCGGCGGGAGTGGCTTTCTCCTTCCTGTTGCCACCGCTGTTGTCGCGCGTGCGGTTGCCCGCTGAGCGCTGGGTGGGCGGCATTTCCTTTTCGGCCGTGAGGTGTCCCGTGTCCAGTGGGTCTACCAAAGGTTCCTCGGCGTGGGCACCTCGTCCGCCGCGCTTCTTCTTAGCAACCGGCTTGTCGGGCGTGCCTTTGTACGAGTAATCGCCCCTGCTGCAATGGGAATGTGGGTTTAGCTGGAATCCGTGGCGGTACCGAGGTGCATACTCACATCTGCAGCTGCGCGGCTTCGGCCAGCTCGCGCTGCAACTTGCGGTTCTCCTCGGTGTCCTTCACCAGGACGGGGGCGCGAACACAGCGATCGTAGGAGGGCCGCCAGCCCTGGAAGTGGATCTTGTAGTCGTAGTACCTCAGGCCATGTTCGTTGCGGCGCTCGAAGACGTTTAGAACCTGCGGGGAAAATGGGTcagggaaaatggaaaatttaGCGGTGAAAACTCCGCTTCTGACGTTTGTTTGACGTTTCAATGCGCGttggtgtgcgtgtgtgtgtgcgtacCTTGCTGGTGTAAAGAACTCGGGCCTTCGTTTTATCCGGTTCGTAGCAAAGGACTATCTCGCCCTTGTGGAACATCGGCACCTCGTCCTTCAGCTCCATCATCACCTGGGCAAAGCGAGGGATTAACAATTCacttaattctaaaaattgtaaatattgAATTCTGGCGTCGCTCCAGTGCTACCAGATGCTGAGACGGCTTTAAAAATACCCGAAAAACGGTTGGCCGATAACGATAATAATTTTATGGTAACACCGATATCTATCGTAACCTGCCTTTAGAAGTGTATCGTATGTCTACGACGATTTTCGAAGTTATcttaacatatttaatttttgggcGCGAACTATTTTAATGTAGTAAATTAAATATTGCTAAATGAAGCTGACAGCTGTGTATAATGGCCAAAATTTCATATAAGGTTATTGGAAGGTCACCTTTTTCTTCGTGTTTaagaaattattttatgaaaagGTGGGaatttataatttgttttctaaAGGGTCTATATTTTttggctttaaaaataaataacgttgttacaataaataaaagtataatttaataattaagaTTGTTTATCTCTGTTCTcgaaaatataccaaaaataaatCTAATATTGATATCAAATTATTGAAAAGTTCAGCTGCAAACGTAATGGTTAAACAATTATAGAGTTTGTGGCATGCATGATCAATAAAAAAGATttgttaattaaaattttaatttatcttAGAAGAATCGGTGAACCTTAAATAGTTTTggatttttaaaagaaaaagttaaAGCTAGAGCAGTATAGTAAAGAAGTACGGTCATCCTGGTTGCTAGGGGCAAGGAAAACCAAAACAAAGGCATGTCCTAAATCACCTGTTCGTTTTAACTCTGTCCAGCCAATTAATCCGCAAGATCCTGCAATGGCCGGTGCTCCTAACTGGCTCCATGTGGACACGGAGGACGAGAGTCCTTCACCGCATCTCACCACCCTCTCCAGCTGCATGGCCTTGAGCGATGTCCAGTGCGACGGATATGTCCGTCTGCTGGCGGCGGACATTTCGCTGGATGACGACGCCGAGGAGCCCAGTGCCACCTTGAAGGTTTTCCGGGGACTTAAGCTCAAGCAGGAGCAGCCTCTGCCGGGGATTCCCACGGCCATCGAAAGTCTCTACATCGATGAAACGGAACCGAAAACACCGGGTATGAGCAAGTACTACTACATAGAAAAGTGATTTTATTAGAAGACTATGATGTTACTCCATTCTGAAAAGCTTATCCATTACGTTCGAACTAATTGTACATAAtcaatgtattttattttataatatggACTAACGAAGGATCCTAAAAAACTGATGTGATATTACTACCCATACTTCCACCACTAATTCGTTTAAATTTCCAGTAATTGCAGTGGCCATCGCCGAGTCAGTGCTCTTCTATCGTCACCTTAAGCCTTACTTCAAGTACACAATTCCCGCCCTGGAGTCCGAGGACCTCGAGCTGGAGGTGTGGCGCAAGCTGCCAGTGATGAAGTCGAGCTCACATCCTGCCCTGCTGGACTCCCTGCGGAACATTGACCACTCCAAGCTGTCGCGGAAATCACAGCGACTTCTGCAAATGAGCGAGGAGGAGCGCGAGGACTTCATCGCCACCCACAAGGACTCGCCGGTGGGTCGAGTGGGCAGTATCGTGGCCATGTGCTGCCTAAAGCGCATCTCCAGCGATGCCAATCCGCCCTCCCACCTGGTACTAGCCACCGATTCCGGACACATCCTGATCCTGGAGCCACAGGGTTTCAACCTAGTTTTTCAGGGCAGGACCTGCGACGATGAGACCGCCGTACCGAGCCTCATCTCAGTGCAGGGAACCTTCGAGACGGACTTCTGCATTGTGGTGGCCACACGAAATGGCGGTGTCTATCTGCTGCGAAAGACCCAATCTGAGGGACAGGAGATCTTCAAGCTGGGCATTCCCCTTACCGGAGTGCTGCTCCTGCCCATCGACCAGACGATCATTGCCTCCACAATGGACAATCGCTATATGTGCTACTCGAAGCGCGGCAAGCTGTTGCATCAGGTGCAACTGGCCGATCTGCCCGTCTGCCTCCTTCCGCTGCCCATGATCCACTTGGGGCTCACCCTGGTGGCCATCGCCCTCAGAGGGGGCGTGGTCAAGTTCTATTTGCAGCGCTACCTGGTCGATGAGTTCTCCCTGGACGAGACGGTGGATGCCATGGTGTACGGCCGGATGGGCATGGAGGATCACGTCCTCACTCTCGTCACTCAGTCCGGCAAGATTGTGGTTAAGATATTGAGACGGGTGTCCCGGTTTGAGCCCAAGCTAGGAGATATGGGGAGCAAGCGATCGGGCAGCGATCACAAATCCATCGCGGATGCCTCGATTCTGGACAAGCCCAAGAAGAGCTCCATCTTTGTGGAGCAGGCGGCGCGGGAGAAGCAGCAGGCCAAGTGTAAGTTTATTATTTGAAAGAGATAGAAAAAAGTCGAAAATTTAGATTAACAAACAGATATCGggaacttttttaaaaattagtATCAAATTTTGGAGTTCTTCATaacttttatagcgtggaaatcgtcaaaaatttaaatcacaATAATACAATATATTATTCTTAGGTGGTGTATTTGTTAAGAAAATTTTTGATTGTCCCTATAATCGAAAAATATTGTCTTTGATATTAGGTTGGGTGGTTTTCCATAAGTAAAGTACTAGATATGATAGCGGTTGAATTACCCATGAATTTAGATTAGAAAATGATTCAGGGTAGTGAAAATCCTGGAACTGAGTAATCGCAAGATCAAGATTTCTTTATAGACTATATTGGTTTTACCAGATTTGTCCAATTTTATAAACTGAAAAAAAGTTTGTCTTAATTTTATAAAGTAAGTTTCAATATAAAAAACTCTTTTTACCTTACatgataaaatattaaatgataaaatgtttaaattacTCTGTTCCAGCAACCTATGGAAGTTTTCAGGTAGAGCTCTGGCGCCTGCGCCACACTGCAGCCCGGGCGACCATCGATGCCATCAACTCCTCGGAGAGCACGATATCCGGGGATCTGACCCACGCCCCTGTAAAACTATCCGCCGAGGTCTGTGGTAGTGGACCTGCGTTTCGCCTCTACCTCACCGTTCAGAACCTGTCCACCTTTAAAATGGCCTCCAACCTGGTGGTTCTTCTCCACGCGGACAGACGGCACTATACTATTCCGCAGACTCTGGCCCGTCTACCCAGCGTTCTGCCGGGAGTGCCCCTCCGAGTGGACTTCGAAGTGGTGGCCGTGTTGGATCCCATGGACAAACTGCCTCCGGCCAGCCTAACCCCGGATAACTCCCTGATTCGGGTTATGCTGATGAAGGCTGGTCAGGCCAAGCCCCTCATCGCAGCCGCCGTTTCCATGCCCCAATCCGAGGCAGCCTTCTAAACAGGATAGGTACATACGCAACTATGATTTCTGATTTTCATAATAAGATTTCGAGTTTATTTGGCAGATGAAGAATAATCCTAAGTCTTAGGCGTACTTGGGGGCGTACTTCTCGTACACCTTCACGTAGGCCTCCTTGGCGGCCTCCTTCGACAGACCCTTGTGGGCGTTCCAGGCCTCGTACATGGCCTTCTTCTTGAGATCCAGGACACCGGGCTTGTCGATGTTCACATCCCCAACGGTGGCCTGCTTGAACAGACCGTAGAACTCCAGGAACTCGGAGTCGGTGGGC is from Drosophila suzukii chromosome 3, CBGP_Dsuzu_IsoJpt1.0, whole genome shotgun sequence and encodes:
- the msl-3 gene encoding protein male-specific lethal-3, which gives rise to MMELKDEVPMFHKGEIVLCYEPDKTKARVLYTSKVLNVFERRNEHGLRYYDYKIHFQGWRPSYDRCVRAPVLVKDTEENRKLQRELAEAAQLQIRGDYSYKGTPDKPVAKKKRGGRGAHAEEPLVDPLDTGHLTAEKEMPPTQRSAGNRTRDNSGGNRKEKATPAEGRTKANRGRQTDVGHHNELADPAADRFVPQEDRIMMRVSERLRELIEYDRNMVKKLGKQHALPARVPIVTIMENFVKQRAVELAIGIKQDSSRARNTQSRNARMEREYDRVMSNVCMLKEVVDGLRIYFEFHLDDHLLYKEEKEYIHNYLTDDNMRNCSLILNKSYDFINPSGDTELVALDGTPVGAGLGKTNGQIEGGILGGTEYEKQLQKCLLYIVTSSGKNTAQAYDRSSPYTAAYKLPMEMRGFLHETFKWRLLSAESPPEKSMVFGAPHLARLMIKMPMFLNASPISNKKLEDLLPHLDSFINYLENHREWFDKENYANSTAVHQDALQRELLDSLDGIAA
- the BBS1 gene encoding BBSome complex member BBS1 translates to MAGAPNWLHVDTEDESPSPHLTTLSSCMALSDVQCDGYVRLLAADISLDDDAEEPSATLKVFRGLKLKQEQPLPGIPTAIESLYIDETEPKTPVIAVAIAESVLFYRHLKPYFKYTIPALESEDLELEVWRKLPVMKSSSHPALLDSLRNIDHSKLSRKSQRLLQMSEEEREDFIATHKDSPVGRVGSIVAMCCLKRISSDANPPSHLVLATDSGHILILEPQGFNLVFQGRTCDDETAVPSLISVQGTFETDFCIVVATRNGGVYLLRKTQSEGQEIFKLGIPLTGVLLLPIDQTIIASTMDNRYMCYSKRGKLLHQVQLADLPVCLLPLPMIHLGLTLVAIALRGGVVKFYLQRYLVDEFSLDETVDAMVYGRMGMEDHVLTLVTQSGKIVVKILRRVSRFEPKLGDMGSKRSGSDHKSIADASILDKPKKSSIFVEQAAREKQQAKSTYGSFQVELWRLRHTAARATIDAINSSESTISGDLTHAPVKLSAEVCGSGPAFRLYLTVQNLSTFKMASNLVVLLHADRRHYTIPQTLARLPSVLPGVPLRVDFEVVAVLDPMDKLPPASLTPDNSLIRVMLMKAGQAKPLIAAAVSMPQSEAAF
- the Acbp4 gene encoding acyl-CoA-binding protein, producing the protein MVNFEEAAELAKNFSKKPTDSEFLEFYGLFKQATVGDVNIDKPGVLDLKKKAMYEAWNAHKGLSKEAAKEAYVKVYEKYAPKYA